The window TACATTCCTCAGGAAATTTATACTCGATCATTTCAGAcgatgtttacattttctttcattcttttttccattttaaagggCCTTTATCATGTTATTTTAGCTAGCCCAAACGccattattggcattaacatggtaatagctTATTTTTGACGcgaaggaaaagtcattttgtgtgaaataaatgattttctgggactaattctgaaacccggaagagaaaacgctctgtttcactgaaaatcccgcctctccccctgtggattTTGACtaacagcgtacttcaaccaatcggagcttcaaaacaaatacgtcatgcgttagcttctctaagagttagctttagctctttagctagagcaagagtctgaagggtctgtgcttggtgagtttctaacaggaaaagatgttgttgcgtgtctttgcgtgtagagaagctagagctaatgctaaccctttgattagcgaacgcattttgatgacgtacttgttttgaagcgctgattggctgaagtgcgctgtcagtcaaaggagtaaccgacaccccctgcaagacgTTTCtttgggctcctatccagactaagctcATGAGCGCATCATGAAGATGTTTGAACTCTCTTTCAGCAGATATCCATCAGATAAAAAAACTGCCTGTTGGGGCTGAAGACTGCTAATCATCAGAACCTCTAAGTGGAAGAGAGATCTTTTTATCATGTCACAGAAACTGAATAACAAGCTACACCTGGGAGGATTAAACCTGGATCGCTTTAAATACAGATGCTTCTAATAGAATTGTTTTAAATCagattggaaaacaaacacccaTTTGTCATGTAATAATTTATCACCTGCAATGTGCCTCATCAAACCCACACCTGTTGCGCGGTGCTTTTCCATCTAAAGGCAGGTTATTAGCAGACACAGCGTTACACACAGCGGGCTGCTGCAGCGAACCACGGCCCATTCTCCATTGTTTTCTGCTACGGCCAAAGCCAAAAATTTTcgggaaaataaaataataagggATGAATAATAAGGGATGGTAAAGtgtaagaaatgaaaaaaaaagtgagaaaataaaaataataaagtaatcCTATGATGCACGTTTTTAGCGCTGTATATGTTTTGACCCCGGGGGgtcatatttaatcaataaataatctgTTCACCCGTATGCACACAATGAAGTCAGTAAGTCTTTCAAGGTACATGACAGATAGTTtctcatttattatttatgtgcatCTTAACCAGAATTGTGgcacaaagaagcagaaataagctTAATTCCCCTCAGACAGTCTGGGACCCTTCACCAAAATCGCAAAATGTTCTGGACACACCCGTTGACTTGCTGCGCTGAAAGTGCGCCTAAACCGCGCTTAGACAAGGCGCACTCTGCGATTATAGAGCCTATTGTGTTAATATCTGAATCGGTATCTGAATGGAACATCTCTGGTTGGCTGCATGGCTCCGGCGCCCAACCGTCCGTGGTCGATCTGGGGAATCTCCTCATCAGGATTCTTCAGCTCAAACTCAAAGTACACCAACATGAGGAAGGCAAACTGTTTGAGCTCGTTGACAGCAAAGAATCGGCCGGGGCACATGGACACCCCAGCGCCCCAGGGCATTGTGGCAAACTTCAACTTGGTCCCTCCTTTGTAAAAGTCAGTTTTCCTGGTGCCGTCCGGATTCAGGAAACGGTTGTATTTGAAGGACTGTGGGTCCGGGTGGATCTCTGGGTCAATATGAAGCGCGCTGTAAGGAAACACAGAAATCCTGTCACCCTTACGGATGGAATACTGGCGTCCGTCGGCCATATTTACGGTCATATCTTCCTTTACGTCACGGAAATAAAACAGTGCCACAGTGAGACGCAGAGTCTCCATCACAATGCTGTCCAGGATCGGGGTCTTCAACAGCATCTCACTGGTCAGGTCTACCAAGGGCCCACCAGGCTGGACACTCTGTCCAGACTGTCTCAGGACATCGTCCACCTCCTGCTTCACTGCTGCCATGGCATCTGGGTGTttcatgaggaagaggagaacccAGAAGGAGGTCGGCCCAGTGTTGGTCTGTGAGGCCCACAGAAGTACAAACATATACCTGTCAATCATTGACTCTTCCATACCGTTCTCCTCTTTAGCCTGCTTCAAGTCCCAGACCCAGCGGCTGATGTTCTCTTTGGTCTTCATCTTCTGTACTGATAGAGCTTTCCAAAAATGGGCCTTCAGTCTCTCTGCCTCCCACCGCTGACTCAGGGAACTTGTGCCACGTGCTAAGTCAGGGACGAGCCGGTTATATTTGCGGAATTCGAAGAACAAGTCCTGTGACTCCACTCGGTCCTTCGCTTtggcctcttcctctcctccctctgacGGTGGCTCATTGCCAAAAAGAGTCAAGTATCCCGCCCTGAAGACCACATTGTAGCTGTACATGATGAGACTATCCTCGTTCCAGCTCATGCGATCAGAGTCTGAGCCCAGTTTATGCAGCATCACATTCTGAAGGTTACTTGATATAGCTTCATTTAACACTTTCAGGCCTTCTCCCTTCAGGTGTTTGGTGCTGGCCACCTGCAGGCTTTTGAGATCGTCACTGATATCACTGAAACTAAAGACTTGCCGTACCATCTGCTTGGCAAACTTGACATAGTCCAGTTTCTCTCGGCTCTCTTGAGCGAAGACTCCAAATGACAGCGGGTCCTGCAGGAATGTGAAATAAAACCCTCCCAGCTGGATGGTGAACACATCACCGTGtttcttcctcatcctctccaGGAACTTGTGCGTATTTCTGCGACACTCCAGAACATGTCCGAGCCAGGGGATGGGGCCTTTATCCAGAGGAGGTTCTCCGGGACGCTGCTGTCGAAAGGCGCCGAGGAGGTAAAGTCCTCcgaggagagcggcggcgaAGCTCAgcaggatcagcagcag of the Salarias fasciatus chromosome 18, fSalaFa1.1, whole genome shotgun sequence genome contains:
- the LOC115405683 gene encoding 5-beta-cholestane-3-alpha,7-alpha-diol 12-alpha-hydroxylase-like; the protein is MDLLLLILLSFAAALLGGLYLLGAFRQQRPGEPPLDKGPIPWLGHVLECRRNTHKFLERMRKKHGDVFTIQLGGFYFTFLQDPLSFGVFAQESREKLDYVKFAKQMVRQVFSFSDISDDLKSLQVASTKHLKGEGLKVLNEAISSNLQNVMLHKLGSDSDRMSWNEDSLIMYSYNVVFRAGYLTLFGNEPPSEGGEEEAKAKDRVESQDLFFEFRKYNRLVPDLARGTSSLSQRWEAERLKAHFWKALSVQKMKTKENISRWVWDLKQAKEENGMEESMIDRYMFVLLWASQTNTGPTSFWVLLFLMKHPDAMAAVKQEVDDVLRQSGQSVQPGGPLVDLTSEMLLKTPILDSIVMETLRLTVALFYFRDVKEDMTVNMADGRQYSIRKGDRISVFPYSALHIDPEIHPDPQSFKYNRFLNPDGTRKTDFYKGGTKLKFATMPWGAGVSMCPGRFFAVNELKQFAFLMLVYFEFELKNPDEEIPQIDHGRLGAGAMQPTRDVPFRYRFRY